One genomic segment of Erysipelotrichaceae bacterium 66202529 includes these proteins:
- a CDS encoding PTS system mannose/fructose/sorbose family transporter subunit IID, whose amino-acid sequence MAEKHSLTKRDVQKTAFFWHMTSHMTYNYQRLQAGCLAWIMGPIFEKLYPNNHDKMVEGLERHMLYFNTEPRWGAVLPGMVVALEEGLANDESGDMDASIIAEIKTALMGPLAGIGDTVWAGLIKPIILSVTLGWAMQGYVWGAWAYGIGVTLLDFAITYFMFMRGYQLGMDSIDRFLESGFVKKITTFLGIVGLFCLGAMIVKYVSIGAVLEIEMKTGTLKLGEIMNKIFPCFLPLVTTLFAYWLQVKGKKITTVLIVLFIIGFIGGAVGLLG is encoded by the coding sequence ATGGCAGAAAAACATTCACTAACAAAACGCGATGTCCAGAAAACAGCCTTCTTCTGGCACATGACGAGTCATATGACATATAACTATCAGCGATTACAGGCAGGCTGTCTTGCATGGATCATGGGGCCTATTTTTGAAAAGCTGTATCCGAATAATCATGACAAGATGGTGGAAGGTCTGGAACGCCACATGCTGTATTTCAATACAGAGCCGCGCTGGGGTGCAGTGCTGCCTGGTATGGTTGTCGCATTGGAGGAAGGTCTTGCCAATGATGAGTCCGGTGATATGGATGCCAGTATCATTGCGGAAATTAAGACTGCTTTGATGGGGCCTCTGGCAGGAATCGGTGATACGGTATGGGCCGGTCTGATCAAGCCGATCATCCTGAGTGTTACACTTGGCTGGGCAATGCAGGGCTATGTATGGGGTGCCTGGGCATATGGTATCGGTGTTACACTGCTCGACTTTGCGATTACCTACTTCATGTTCATGCGCGGCTATCAGCTGGGTATGGATTCCATCGACCGTTTCCTGGAAAGCGGCTTTGTCAAGAAAATCACCACCTTCCTTGGTATTGTCGGACTGTTCTGTCTGGGTGCCATGATTGTAAAATACGTCAGCATCGGTGCTGTTTTGGAAATTGAAATGAAGACCGGTACGCTGAAGCTTGGTGAAATCATGAATAAGATTTTCCCTTGCTTCCTGCCTCTTGTTACGACATTGTTCGCATACTGGCTGCAGGTAAAGGGAAAGAAAATTACAACGGTTCTGATTGTTCTGTTTATCATCGGCTTTATCGGTGGGGCAGTCGGACTGCTTGGATAG
- a CDS encoding PTS sugar transporter subunit IIC, producing the protein MVQALLMGLLALLNGIQGPYHWYFFREPVMAGFWVGLIYGDPVQGTIIGATINVSYMGWISAGGANASDLYWAGLLGTFVAIQGGMSIDTSVAFAVPIGLLGNYVHVAYMTIASLWPVKMDALAAKGNWRGIRRIQFLGGPAIVLVLRALPVFLIALYGSEYIQTLINSIPTWAMNGLGAVGKMLPALGMSMLMKFMYKKALLPFFVLGFGIAAYSGMTDLLLYALVGVCLAVILIKIGFNNDTEQEGAE; encoded by the coding sequence ATGGTACAAGCATTGTTAATGGGGCTGCTTGCACTGCTCAACGGTATTCAGGGGCCATATCATTGGTACTTTTTCCGTGAGCCGGTAATGGCAGGATTTTGGGTAGGTCTGATTTACGGTGATCCCGTACAGGGAACGATCATCGGTGCAACAATCAACGTTTCATACATGGGCTGGATTTCAGCCGGAGGGGCAAATGCCTCTGACTTATACTGGGCAGGTCTGCTTGGGACCTTCGTAGCGATACAGGGCGGTATGTCCATTGATACATCCGTTGCGTTTGCTGTTCCTATCGGTTTGCTGGGAAACTATGTGCATGTCGCTTATATGACGATTGCATCCCTGTGGCCGGTGAAGATGGATGCTCTCGCTGCCAAGGGGAACTGGCGCGGTATTCGCAGAATCCAGTTCTTGGGCGGTCCGGCAATCGTTTTGGTACTGCGTGCGCTGCCGGTATTCCTGATTGCATTATATGGAAGTGAATATATTCAGACGCTGATTAACAGTATTCCGACATGGGCAATGAACGGTCTGGGCGCAGTTGGTAAAATGCTGCCGGCATTAGGTATGTCCATGCTGATGAAGTTTATGTACAAAAAAGCACTGCTTCCATTCTTCGTGCTGGGCTTTGGTATTGCGGCTTACTCCGGTATGACCGATCTGCTGCTGTATGCACTCGTTGGTGTATGTCTGGCAGTGATTCTGATTAAGATTGGTTTCAATAACGACACGGAACAGGAAGGGGCTGAGTAA
- a CDS encoding PTS mannose/fructose/sorbose transporter subunit IIB yields the protein MENLKLTRIDFRLIHGQVMTRWVAKYEIESIVVIDDRSAKSPILKKILLGAAPSGVKVIVWNVAEAAEKWKANEFPKNNLLILFKNTTQAKAAWEAGIHFPALQVGGIEGSGDKKNIYKNVVMSKTEAEELNVLYQGGVDVFMQPIPEDNPYPFKDALAKF from the coding sequence ATGGAAAACCTAAAGCTTACAAGAATTGATTTCCGACTCATTCACGGGCAGGTCATGACCCGCTGGGTAGCGAAATATGAAATTGAGAGCATTGTCGTCATCGACGATCGTTCCGCAAAGAGTCCGATACTGAAAAAAATTTTACTGGGTGCTGCACCGAGCGGCGTCAAGGTTATCGTCTGGAATGTCGCAGAGGCTGCGGAAAAATGGAAAGCAAACGAATTTCCGAAAAACAATCTGCTGATTCTGTTTAAAAACACAACACAGGCAAAGGCAGCCTGGGAGGCTGGTATCCATTTCCCTGCTCTGCAGGTCGGTGGTATCGAAGGCTCCGGGGATAAGAAAAATATTTACAAAAATGTAGTTATGTCGAAAACGGAGGCGGAGGAGCTGAACGTCTTGTATCAGGGTGGCGTGGATGTATTTATGCAGCCGATTCCGGAAGACAATCCGTATCCGTTTAAGGATGCTCTGGCAAAATTTTAG
- a CDS encoding 2-dehydro-3-deoxyphosphogluconate aldolase — protein MNKEQTIQKLEQEKIVVITRGIYEEELMKLAEALFQGGIRCFEITYDPSDPDTCAKVKENIQRLHTRFGDELYLGIGTVLTKEQVHNAHEAGARFIVSPNFDEEIVKETLALGMVSMPGCMSPTEIVAADKAGADFIKLFPAGTLGLKYCKDIYAPLHHVKYIATVGVTEETFAQYLELGFAGAGISSQLVDKKCREEGNYEELTRRAKRFVEIARNH, from the coding sequence ATGAACAAAGAACAGACAATACAAAAGCTGGAACAGGAAAAAATTGTAGTAATCACAAGAGGCATTTACGAGGAGGAGCTGATGAAGCTTGCGGAGGCATTGTTTCAGGGCGGTATCCGCTGCTTTGAAATCACCTATGATCCATCGGATCCTGATACGTGTGCAAAGGTAAAGGAAAATATACAGCGGCTGCACACACGTTTCGGGGATGAGCTATACCTTGGTATTGGAACCGTCCTAACCAAAGAGCAGGTACACAATGCACATGAGGCCGGAGCCAGATTTATCGTTTCTCCCAACTTTGATGAAGAAATCGTCAAGGAAACGCTGGCTCTGGGGATGGTTTCTATGCCAGGGTGCATGTCACCGACAGAAATCGTCGCCGCAGACAAGGCCGGTGCGGATTTCATCAAGCTGTTTCCGGCAGGAACACTTGGCTTGAAATACTGCAAGGATATCTATGCACCGCTGCACCATGTCAAATATATCGCGACTGTTGGTGTAACTGAGGAAACCTTTGCACAGTATTTGGAGCTGGGCTTTGCCGGGGCAGGCATCAGCTCACAGCTTGTAGATAAAAAATGCCGTGAGGAAGGCAATTACGAGGAGCTGACAAGAAGAGCGAAGCGATTTGTGGAAATCGCTAGAAATCATTAG
- a CDS encoding 3-phosphoglycerate dehydrogenase, with the protein MNMEKVAVINITSFGREFPKHLQELEERVGPVDKMLLPADMDGEALASRLKGYTYVLLGNYPSFDEAFFSRNQDVKLIARHGIGFNNVDLESSRRHGVYVTHIQNYVELDAVAEQAAALLMAVSKHVVIADRKVHEGNWNKDRQELMGFQLRGCTTGVIGCGHIGTRFAMIMKYGFHNRILAYDPYADKDKVMAEGIQLCDLDTLLRESDFISLHANLTENSRHLINAEALAKMKDRAILINTGRGPLVDEAAVLDALKSGRLSGYGADVAAHEPMEKDDPLLTCDQAVITPHSAIYNYTCMKNMNRKVMEDIYCMQRGERPVEIINGL; encoded by the coding sequence ATGAATATGGAGAAAGTCGCAGTCATCAATATTACCAGCTTTGGCAGAGAGTTTCCAAAGCATTTGCAGGAATTGGAGGAACGCGTCGGGCCGGTCGATAAAATGCTGCTGCCGGCGGATATGGATGGGGAAGCGCTCGCCAGCAGGCTAAAGGGGTATACCTATGTGCTGCTGGGAAATTACCCATCCTTCGATGAAGCATTTTTTTCCAGAAACCAGGATGTGAAGCTGATTGCCCGTCATGGTATCGGCTTCAACAATGTCGATTTGGAAAGCTCACGAAGACATGGCGTATACGTTACCCATATACAGAATTATGTGGAGCTGGATGCGGTTGCGGAACAGGCGGCGGCTTTGCTTATGGCGGTGTCCAAGCATGTGGTGATCGCAGACCGTAAGGTGCATGAGGGAAACTGGAACAAGGATCGCCAGGAGCTTATGGGCTTTCAGCTTCGCGGCTGTACAACCGGAGTCATTGGCTGTGGGCATATCGGAACACGCTTTGCGATGATTATGAAATATGGATTTCACAACCGCATCCTGGCATATGATCCCTATGCCGATAAGGATAAGGTTATGGCAGAGGGAATTCAGCTCTGTGATCTGGATACGCTGCTGCGGGAATCCGATTTTATCTCCCTACACGCCAATCTGACAGAAAACAGCAGGCATCTGATCAATGCCGAAGCACTGGCAAAGATGAAGGATCGCGCCATTCTTATCAATACCGGACGCGGGCCACTGGTCGATGAAGCAGCAGTGCTTGATGCATTGAAATCCGGAAGGCTGTCCGGCTATGGAGCGGATGTTGCCGCACATGAGCCGATGGAGAAAGACGATCCTCTGCTGACCTGCGATCAGGCAGTGATAACACCGCACTCTGCTATTTATAACTATACCTGTATGAAGAATATGAATCGTAAGGTGATGGAGGACATCTATTGTATGCAGAGAGGGGAGCGGCCGGTGGAAATTATCAACGGACTATAG
- a CDS encoding D-2-hydroxyacid dehydrogenase, with the protein MKIVVLDGYTENPGDLDWKAFERLGELTVYDRSDEAQIQERVQNADAVIVNKARMTKKLMEALPRLRYIGVLATGYDVVDTEAAKQLGIAVCNVPGYGTDTVAQYAIALLLEVTSRIGHHAKRVKEGEWARNADWCFWEYPLQELSGRTMGIIGYGRIGKRVGEIARALGMQILYYDAHALEDGSGKRVSLEELLRQSDVVSLHCPLTKENDSLINKKTLAMMKPNAILINNARGKLINEADLAQALKNGTIYAAALDVVREEPIRSDNPLLECDNCLITPHISWASKEARSRIMETAVENLRCFLQGEEQNRIV; encoded by the coding sequence ATGAAAATTGTAGTTTTAGATGGTTATACTGAAAATCCGGGCGATCTTGACTGGAAGGCATTTGAGCGGCTTGGGGAACTGACGGTGTATGATCGAAGTGATGAAGCACAGATTCAGGAGCGTGTGCAGAATGCGGATGCTGTGATTGTAAATAAGGCACGTATGACAAAAAAGCTGATGGAGGCTCTCCCGCGGCTGCGTTATATCGGTGTGCTTGCGACCGGCTATGATGTTGTAGATACGGAAGCAGCGAAGCAGCTGGGCATTGCGGTATGCAATGTACCGGGCTATGGTACGGATACCGTTGCACAATATGCGATTGCGCTATTGTTGGAGGTCACATCCCGTATTGGTCATCATGCAAAGCGGGTAAAGGAAGGGGAATGGGCCCGCAATGCGGACTGGTGCTTTTGGGAATATCCGCTGCAGGAGCTGTCCGGCAGGACGATGGGGATTATCGGCTATGGAAGAATCGGCAAGCGGGTAGGAGAAATTGCACGGGCTTTGGGAATGCAGATTCTGTATTATGACGCCCATGCTTTGGAGGATGGAAGTGGCAAAAGGGTATCACTGGAAGAGCTGCTGCGGCAGAGTGATGTGGTCAGTCTGCATTGTCCGCTGACAAAGGAGAACGATTCTCTGATAAACAAGAAGACGCTGGCAATGATGAAGCCGAATGCCATTCTGATTAACAATGCAAGAGGAAAGCTGATCAACGAAGCTGATCTTGCACAGGCATTGAAAAACGGTACGATTTACGCGGCTGCTCTGGATGTGGTGAGAGAAGAACCAATTCGCAGTGATAATCCGCTTTTAGAATGTGATAACTGTCTGATTACGCCGCACATATCATGGGCGAGTAAAGAGGCGAGAAGCAGAATCATGGAAACGGCTGTGGAAAATCTGAGATGCTTTCTGCAGGGAGAGGAACAGAACCGGATTGTGTAG
- a CDS encoding iron-containing alcohol dehydrogenase — translation MENFIYDIPTKVYFGKGQLNQLADIVQVYGQRVLLVYGGGSIQRNGIYDAAVAQLKKAGKKYTELSGVEPNPSIHTVEKGVMLCQREQIDMLVAIGGGSAIDCAKVISAAACSTRRPWELVTHPEEIQRALPVIAILTIAATGSEMDHIAVITNPQTKEKIGTRHPLLRPKAAILDPSFTFSVNAYQSACGVADIMSHTMESYFARKEAALQDRFAEGILKICLTYGPIVLQQPDNYEARSNLMWAASWAINDMLKLGHMTQWSVHPMEHPLSAFYSVTHGEGLAILTPHWMDYVLSEATVGKFACFAREVWQVREMDPWDMAREGIERLRGFYKQLQLRSSLGELGIDETNFDAMAADAAKQTVNGYVALSAEDVKNIYRNSL, via the coding sequence ATGGAAAATTTTATATATGATATCCCGACCAAGGTATATTTTGGAAAGGGACAGCTGAATCAGCTCGCAGATATCGTACAGGTCTACGGACAGCGGGTATTGCTTGTCTATGGCGGAGGAAGCATTCAGCGCAACGGTATTTATGACGCCGCAGTCGCACAGCTAAAGAAAGCAGGTAAAAAATATACTGAGCTTTCCGGTGTGGAGCCCAATCCATCCATTCATACGGTGGAAAAGGGCGTAATGCTTTGCCAACGGGAACAGATTGATATGCTTGTAGCGATCGGTGGAGGCAGCGCGATTGATTGTGCCAAGGTGATATCGGCAGCAGCGTGCAGTACACGGCGTCCCTGGGAGCTTGTGACACATCCGGAAGAAATACAACGGGCACTGCCCGTGATTGCTATTTTGACGATTGCGGCTACCGGAAGTGAGATGGATCATATCGCAGTGATAACAAATCCACAGACGAAGGAGAAAATCGGTACGCGTCATCCTCTACTGCGGCCGAAGGCGGCAATTCTGGATCCGAGCTTTACCTTCAGCGTGAATGCTTATCAGAGCGCCTGCGGTGTTGCGGATATTATGAGTCATACTATGGAATCCTATTTCGCAAGAAAGGAGGCAGCTTTGCAGGATCGCTTTGCAGAGGGGATTTTAAAAATCTGTCTTACCTATGGGCCGATCGTATTACAGCAGCCGGATAATTATGAAGCACGCTCCAATCTCATGTGGGCGGCAAGCTGGGCAATCAACGATATGCTGAAGCTTGGGCATATGACACAGTGGAGCGTTCATCCGATGGAGCATCCACTAAGCGCGTTTTATTCTGTAACCCATGGCGAGGGGCTTGCCATACTGACACCGCACTGGATGGACTATGTATTGAGCGAAGCTACTGTAGGAAAGTTCGCATGCTTCGCAAGGGAGGTCTGGCAGGTACGGGAAATGGATCCATGGGATATGGCACGTGAGGGAATTGAACGACTGCGCGGCTTTTACAAGCAGCTGCAGCTGCGCTCATCCTTAGGGGAACTCGGTATTGATGAAACAAATTTTGATGCCATGGCTGCGGATGCCGCAAAGCAGACAGTAAACGGTTATGTAGCGCTGTCGGCAGAGGATGTGAAGAATATTTATCGAAACAGCTTGTAA
- a CDS encoding RraA family protein, which translates to MIVDERLEKLKQFDTPSITNVVATYPDKDYCLGLYHPWRGEWYTDERARVMYPELGRTVGYAVTCTYGLPDQNYDRLKFADVLQAVAAVKKPVVLIVKQDLPEEIKCRNGLLGGNMMTALRSAGCVGVISDGPSRDVDEIRPLEMQYVISGVTAGHGKWAVQAVNTGVEVFGMQVSPGEIIHMDENGAVKFPASAIDQVIEKAEYLQKFEENRQRRMRETGDVEELIKIMSGFYD; encoded by the coding sequence ATGATCGTAGATGAAAGGCTGGAAAAGCTGAAGCAGTTTGATACACCGTCCATCACCAATGTGGTAGCGACATATCCTGACAAGGACTATTGTCTGGGGCTGTATCATCCCTGGCGCGGGGAGTGGTACACGGATGAAAGGGCAAGGGTGATGTATCCAGAATTGGGAAGAACGGTTGGTTATGCGGTTACCTGTACATACGGACTTCCAGATCAGAATTATGACCGTTTGAAATTTGCAGATGTATTGCAGGCGGTTGCGGCAGTCAAAAAGCCGGTCGTGCTGATTGTAAAGCAGGATTTGCCGGAGGAAATCAAGTGCCGGAACGGATTGCTTGGCGGCAATATGATGACTGCGCTGCGTTCTGCTGGCTGTGTTGGTGTAATCAGTGATGGGCCAAGCAGGGATGTGGATGAAATCCGTCCGTTAGAGATGCAGTATGTCATAAGCGGAGTTACTGCCGGTCATGGCAAATGGGCAGTTCAGGCGGTAAATACCGGAGTGGAGGTATTTGGCATGCAGGTTAGTCCGGGTGAAATCATTCATATGGATGAAAACGGAGCAGTGAAATTTCCTGCTTCCGCGATTGATCAGGTGATTGAGAAGGCAGAATATTTGCAGAAATTTGAAGAAAACAGACAACGGAGGATGAGAGAAACCGGAGATGTTGAGGAATTGATAAAGATCATGTCCGGCTTCTATGACTGA
- a CDS encoding 3-phosphoglycerate dehydrogenase — protein MKVLVTSKSFGKLSKEPVRRLEEAGFTVILNDTGRLLTEEEMVEAIQGMDAVILGTEVFNRNVIDHADRLKIVSRYGVGLDKIDVDYLEEKGIALRIARYANTNSVADHAVGLMLSVCHNITRSDANIRAHVWKKPIAKDLYQSTVGILGLGAIGKAVARRLKGFDCRILAFDSMYDEEFLKETGVQKANIAEILEKSDFLTLHLPALPEFSPLLDAAAFSRLKKDAVIVNTARAKLIDRNALYDALHKGQLYGYGSDVHFMEPGFDEELIACEHTVLTPHIAASSAGAIQRMSDIAVENILEYFGL, from the coding sequence ATGAAGGTGCTGGTGACATCCAAATCCTTTGGGAAGCTGAGTAAGGAGCCGGTTCGCAGACTGGAGGAAGCCGGCTTTACCGTTATCCTGAACGATACTGGAAGGCTGCTTACGGAAGAAGAAATGGTAGAAGCCATTCAGGGGATGGATGCTGTTATTCTTGGGACAGAGGTTTTTAACCGCAATGTCATTGATCATGCGGACCGGCTGAAAATCGTATCACGGTATGGCGTGGGGCTGGATAAGATTGATGTGGATTATCTGGAAGAAAAGGGAATAGCGCTGCGGATCGCCAGATATGCAAATACGAATTCCGTTGCGGATCATGCGGTAGGACTGATGCTGTCTGTTTGTCACAACATCACCCGCAGTGATGCCAATATACGTGCGCATGTGTGGAAAAAGCCGATCGCAAAGGATTTATATCAGAGTACTGTCGGTATTCTGGGATTGGGGGCAATCGGTAAAGCAGTCGCAAGAAGGCTGAAGGGGTTTGATTGTAGGATTTTGGCCTTCGACAGTATGTACGATGAGGAATTTCTAAAGGAAACAGGAGTACAAAAGGCTAATATCGCAGAGATTTTGGAGAAATCCGATTTTCTGACTCTGCACCTGCCTGCACTACCGGAATTTTCACCGCTTTTGGATGCCGCTGCATTTTCCAGGCTGAAAAAGGATGCGGTTATCGTAAATACAGCGCGGGCTAAGCTGATTGACCGGAATGCTTTATACGATGCTTTGCATAAAGGACAGCTGTACGGCTATGGAAGTGATGTGCATTTTATGGAGCCCGGCTTTGATGAAGAGCTGATTGCCTGTGAGCATACCGTGCTGACACCGCATATTGCCGCAAGCAGTGCGGGTGCGATTCAGCGTATGTCGGATATCGCTGTTGAGAATATATTGGAATACTTTGGTTTATAA